One genomic region from Puniceicoccus vermicola encodes:
- a CDS encoding AAA family ATPase, producing the protein MKLSLKAFRGVNDSFEVKFDTNQNLTVLYGENGSGKTTISDALEFVVDGKAGSLEDKSLDGKARLPQLVNAQRKKADLSVSLEIHNKTRSATLPASKVVHSGELDQQFKVLSRKNITRLIEEEPAKRFSRIQDFVSIPVLEREEKALNALLLAEKKIFDSQSRLVEQAHEILEELFTEHADKTKYGDRQKDWKEDILSESEETITEHLNLLQELHQQVKRLRADFTPLGGSYPAVKMAQRTFDNETKALTKLIADHSGDLAKAFKTLKHAKGYFEKTETDICPVCDTEVGHDSLVEKVNQKLDSL; encoded by the coding sequence ATGAAGTTGAGTCTTAAAGCATTCCGCGGGGTCAACGACTCGTTTGAGGTTAAGTTCGATACAAATCAAAACCTCACAGTCCTTTACGGTGAAAATGGGAGTGGCAAAACTACGATATCTGATGCCTTGGAATTTGTAGTCGATGGCAAAGCTGGGTCCCTGGAAGACAAATCTTTGGATGGAAAGGCGCGACTGCCCCAGTTAGTCAATGCTCAAAGAAAGAAGGCTGACCTTTCTGTGTCTTTGGAAATTCATAACAAAACGCGCTCTGCAACACTACCAGCCTCTAAGGTAGTTCATAGCGGAGAACTGGATCAGCAATTTAAGGTTCTTAGTAGAAAGAATATTACAAGACTGATCGAGGAGGAGCCAGCAAAGCGCTTCAGTAGAATTCAAGACTTCGTTTCCATCCCTGTCCTTGAGCGTGAAGAAAAGGCTCTCAATGCTCTTCTTCTCGCCGAAAAGAAAATTTTCGACAGTCAATCCAGGCTCGTCGAGCAAGCACATGAAATACTTGAAGAGTTATTCACCGAGCATGCCGACAAAACCAAGTATGGTGACCGACAAAAGGACTGGAAAGAAGACATCCTCAGCGAGAGCGAGGAGACAATCACGGAACACCTCAATCTCCTTCAGGAACTCCACCAACAAGTCAAGCGTCTACGTGCTGACTTCACGCCTCTAGGCGGAAGCTACCCTGCCGTAAAAATGGCTCAGAGAACCTTTGATAATGAGACTAAAGCCCTCACCAAACTAATAGCAGATCACAGTGGGGACTTGGCCAAGGCTTTCAAAACCCTTAAACATGCGAAAGGCTACTTTGAAAAAACCGAGACCGACATCTGTCCAGTCTGTGACACGGAGGTCGGTCATGATTCTCTTGTTGAAAAGGTCAATCAGAAACTCGACTCTCTCTGA